The Dermochelys coriacea isolate rDerCor1 chromosome 7, rDerCor1.pri.v4, whole genome shotgun sequence sequence gatggggctggggaagagaaggtctcccctcccctcagggtTTCACCTGGACATGCAGGTGTAGGTGGCTTTGTGACAGTGGAGGTGGATTGTCCCTTCTCTGGGGGCTCTGGCTGCTTCTGCTTCCCGCTCAGCGTGTCTGACTGGCCCCCCGCCATTTCCACTGGTCAAACCCTCCTGCcaccctccagcagctcctgctccctCTGGGTCTGCCGGGACCATCCAGCTGGCTGCCTGCCGCTGCCCAGTTCGAAGGAGCCATCACCTGACATCTCCTCTTAGCAGCCCACCTGGCAAGGAGATCTCTGGTTCCCACTTGCTCAGCAGGAAGCTCCTCAGAATAGCCCAGCTGAGGCCCTATGTACCTCTAAGCCCTGGAGGAGCTTCCCTCCGGAGCGTCCCCAGATCCCGTCCAAAGCTGCCAAGGGGCACGTCTGCTGTGGGATGTGCTGGTCCAGTGGGGCATCCCCAGAGTCAGCCAAAGGGAATGGATCCCATTGCtcactcaggcccagggaaacGGCCGCATCacggtggggatggagggaggggagttggggaCCCCTATCAAAGTCTCtcatcagccccctccccagggagtggggggtaggATCCTGCCCAAGACAATCACAGCTCCTAGGCTTTCTCCTCTCGAGACCAATCCCCTCCACAGTAAAAGTTAACTGGGGGGGTCTCCCAGCACCTCACAGCGACCCACTCCAGGGCCAAGACAAAAGGCTCTATGCCCCATTTCTAACACATGGACTGCCTGACATCACAATCTGCAATCCATCTTGGGAACTCTCTGCTTCAGGACACTGAGGCCACCAGCTAAGGAAGCACCAACCAGAGTTCTTAGACATTTGTCTCGATAACGGGAGAACACCCTCACATGGGGTGAGATATACAAAGAACCAAGCGCCTAGCCCTCCTCTAAGGGTACAAGCCCACCGCTACCCAACAGATTACAACACAACTCGTCaggggcaggttatcccatcaGTGTCCTCAAGGAAGTTTCTTTCATCTTCTTCTGCAGAAGGAAACCTGCAGGgccagataatttgcatccaacagttttaaaagagctggctgaggagctcactggactgttaaagctgattttcaataagcctTGGAGCACAGGGGAAGTTcctgaagactggaagaaagttagtggtctgccaatttttaaaaagggtaaatggaagAATCTGAGTGATAAAAGGCCTGTCAGCCTGAGATCAATCTCaaacaagataatggagcagctgatacaggatgcaatcaataaagaattaaaggagggtaatgtaatgaatgcaaatcaacatgggtttatggaaaatagatcctgtcaaattaacttgatttttttaatgagattacaggattgataaaggtaatagtgttgatgtaataaacTTAGACTCCTATAAGGTGTTTGACTTTGTACCACatgccattttgattaaaaaactaaaatgatataaaattaacatggccaacatgaaatggattaaaaagtggCTAAGTGATAGGTCTCAAACTGTAATTGTAAACAAGGACTTGTCactgagcaggtgtgtttctggtggggttctgcagggatcggttcttaatgtttttaaacatttttatcaatgacctgggagaaaatataaaatcatcattgatatagtttgcagatgacataaaactTGGGGGAGTGGTgaacaatgaagaggacaggtcattgattcacTGATTCTGGGTCTCTTGGTTaactggatgcaagcaaacaacaTAAGTTTAAATACAACTAAATATAATTGTGTACACCTTGGACCAAAGGAGGCTGGCCATTCTTACAGGacgggggactctatcctgggagcagggactctgaaaaagactcaGGGGTCAGGGTGGAGAATCAGCTGAACGCGAGTTCCCAGgatgacgctgtggccaaaagagccaatgagaCCCTGGGCTGCATCAACAGGGGAAATTGCAAGAGGGAGtgaagaggttattttatctctggatttggcactagtgtgactgctgctgggatcctgtgtccagttctggtgcccacagttcaagcaAGACCTTGATCAGTTGGAGAGGAgtgagagaagagccatgagaatgattaaaggattggaaaacctgccttctagCAATAGATCAAGGAGCTCGATCTATTTAgttgaacaaagagaaggtgaaggggtgacttgatcccagtctgtaagtacctgccTGGAGAACAAATATCTAATTatgggctcttcagtccagcagagaaaggtctaaatGGCTGACCCGaaccatccaatggctggaggttgaagccagacaaattcagactggaaataaggggtaaaTTTTGAACGGTGAACGCAATTAACCTTGCTTccagggtcatggtagattctccatcaacaacagtttttaaatcaaggttggctGTTTGTTTCAAGGGCCAGATCTGccctagggattattttggggaagtcctgaccccctgtataacacagatcacAGACTAGATGAccgcagtggtcccttctggccttggattgTAGGAGTCCATGTGGCTGTGGTACAATTGGTGTTCAGGGGCGGCGAGTTATATACACTCGTGGTGCCCGGGCTCAGCAATATTCAGGGCTCGGGGGCCCGGCTCCACTGTTGTTTGGGGCAGGTCTCACGCTGACTTTGCTCTGCCAGCTCCCCGCatcaactgctgccgcagggtcctagtgcccccaatTCACTaatggcagggcaggctgcccttacCCTGCCCTTCTGCCCTAGTCCTGAGcttctccaacaccccaaacccctcaaccccagccccagccagagccctcatccccccgcacctaatcctctgccccagccctgagccccatgccacaccccaaacctctcatcctcagccccacagccctctcccctgcacccctccacctccaaactccctcccagagcctgcacctctcaccccttcctacacccccacccccagcccagaacctgcactcctcatcccctcctgcacccccacccccagcccagagtctgcacccaacacccaaactccctcccagagcctgcaccccagaccccctctgccacccaaactgcctcccagagcctgaggcaggtgggggggggtggagtttggggggggcgggttcttggcaccaccaaaatttctacaaacctgtcACCCTTGTGGTGTTGGAGAAAGAGGGGCTGGTTTCACATCTGATCTTCTGGTGGGGAGACAGCACTGAGGAGTGCAAGCCAGGCCAGCCTAGTCCACTGCTGGCCAAACACTGGCCTCAAAAATGTCTCCTCTACAGCCCTGCCAGCCGCATGTCTCAGTGCTAATGAGACGCTCGCTCCCATCAGAGCCGTGGAcctgggctggctggaggcaccTGTGATTTTATCTGAGCTCTGCCAGAAATTGCCTGTCGTGGCTGATGCTGCTTTTACCTCAGAGCCGGCCATGAACAGCCTCCGCATTCGCCCTCTTGTTCATAGTCAATTTCATCTCCCATTCCCCGCTTTGCACTCCAGCCTTTGGAGCCTGCAGGAATCCCCCAGATCAGCTCCGCTGTGGGGTGCATCTCCCACAGGGGCCAGTCCCAGCTACTGCAGAGGGGTGCGAGGAGACCCGCCGTGGTGGAGACAATGGATGCAGAGACAGGCCCTAGCTGCAAAACACGAATGCAGGTGTCAAGTGCCCCAGAGACCACATGGGTGGTTTGATCCCAGGGTTTGAATCGAcccatttgggggaggggaaccagCTGCAAACTTTGGATGCAGACTCCGGTTTCTCTTGCAAGCACCCACAAAGTTCAGGGTGTTTGGGCCCAGGGGATGGGGGTCGGGTCTCAGCTCCAACCCTGACCAGCTTCCAGGGTAACTTACTGCAGACACCTCCCCAGCCACCTGAGGGAGAAGGTACAAGGGAGTGAGACAAGGAGCCCGTGGGGCCCAGCAAGGacatcccttcccttcccccaggccgAGTGCTGTGCCAAGGCCCGTGGGCCCCACTGTGGAGCAGCCTCAGTCGGGCAAGACTCCCCTGGCAGGTAAAAcaggtgctgccccccccccccccccacgagctgggaccagctcagagccctgggtGGCCACGGCGCTGCCAGGCTGCCACCTAGTGGCTACCCCGGGGAACTACAAGCCGGACTGGCCTGCACGGGACAGCACCGCTGGGAAAGCAGATTGCCCTTtgcagccccccacccagcacagaAGGGGCAGCCCAAGGGCTGCAGAAGCCCCAGAGAACTTCGCTCCCACTCAGGGCATGAAGGTAACCGAggaatccacaaaaagaaaaggaggacttgtggcaccttagagactaaaatttatttgagcataagctttcgtgaactacagctcacttcatcgggaggAATCCACGTTACTAGCCTGATGGGAGTCGGGTTCCACGCAGAATCCCGCCCCTGAAAACAGCCACGTCCCTgggtctctccctcccccccccccccggctctgtcTCTGTGACTTCACAggcttgtgcctcagtttccccctgtacAATGGTGATAACACCCACTTCTCTGCATTCTTTtgcccagctgtggccccatccCCTGCTGCAGGGTTAGAACTAGCTGCGATTCCTGCTCTCTCACCCAAAAGACAGCAGGGTGCTAGACAGGAGTCATTGACCATGTGAGTCCAGGTTTCCTtacacacccagctgagttaaTACACTTCAGTCCTTCCTTGCAGCATCCCCTTCTTTCCAGTGCCCCTGtcccctggagcagcccctgcagcCGATCCTGTCCTGGCTGGTGCAGCAGATTTATCAGAGATGGGTTGCACGACTTCCCTAGGAGACAGCCGTCCCACGCAGCCACCCAGGAGCGCTCTCGTGtcgctgctgcaaagatcattctcctATCCCACCGCTGACACTGCATCGACCCTCTGAATCCGTCCAGGGCTCCCCCTTCTTTATTGCACCAACCACAAACTGCTTGTCGGGCCCTTCAcaacctccctcctgcccccgggTCTGTCTTCGCTTGTTCACTATCACCATGTGGTTTCCCACCTCCCATCAGCCTGTGACACCAGCCTCACTAGTCACATTTCCAAACACGCCCCTTTGTGCTTTTGCCCCTGCTCCCCATAAACGCCCACAAAGCCACCTCATTATCCCTTCCCTGCCTGATCAGCTGCTGGGGAGCTGAGACCATGGCTTGCCATGCTGACCAATAGCCTctgcactactgcaatacaaaccgTAACTGGGCTGCTGAGAGCCCCAGGCACCTGGCCCACTCCAGCCGAGGATCAGGGCACACAAAAATCGCGGCAGCTTTTTGGAAGGATCAGGTGGTTTTACTATCCCACTAGCCCTGCACCAATAGGTCAGCCCCAGCCAGAGACAGCCCCTGGGTGCTACTAGAAGCAGAGTGGGCAGCGTGGAGGATACCCGGGGATCTTGGCCTTTCTCCTGGCGGGAAAGGAGGGTTGGAGCAAGTCCTAATTCCTTGCACACATCCCCTGCTATTGGGGCATTACTGGTCCTGCCTCCCTTTGATCCAAGGGCTGTACCACTGCCAAACCCATTCCCCATGTCTGCTCAAGCACAGCATCTGCCGGCAGGGAATGCACCATTTCTACCCCCTGCCGCTTCTCCACGTTTCCTCTTTGGGCCCAGCTGGGCTAGGGCTGGGCTCTGGAGTCTCCCTCCTTTTTGGAAACGCTGAGCAAAGTCTGTTGTTTGAGTTTAGcctggaaaggggccatgactcaGGCACATAGAACGCACCGGGGAGACGGGGGCTCTGCTGGAGCAAAGGGGCACTTCCAGCCATGGGCCCCCAGGACGGAAAAGCAAAGGAACCTTCAACGACGGTGAAAGGCAACGTTCTAAACCGTTAAGTGGAAATTGAAGACAATTAGCCCGTGAAATTCCCTGCCCCAAGATGCCATGGTTGTCAAGAGCGTAGGATTCAGAGAACGGGCAGGACGTCCCTAAGGACAAGGAACATCCGAATACAGCGGGAGGACAAGGGGTATAAAGGCTCCTGCTTCACCGCAAAAGCCAACCACGAACTACCAGTGCTCGGAAAGTAATTCCCACACTGTCCACTAGGGGGCGTCTCGCCCCTTCCTCAGCCCCAGCTGGTCCCAGCCCCTGGAGAGGGGGCGCTGGCGCTGATGGCCCGAGGCTGGGTCAGGGAGGGGGGTTTTAAACCGCAGCCCACCCCAGCGCACCGctaggctgggagctggggaaaggcagaggggcaagcccccccccccccccctacacacacgccTGGATCCAGAGGGGTTTCCCAGCAAAGCGCAGTTCGAACTCTGAAcctgctgctctcccctgcaGATCTTACCTCTCCGCCGTggagggggtgctgctgctgggaaccaggggaggggagatggaagaTCCAGGGGGGCCACCTTCCCCCGCCGCCTGCAGAGGCTGCTCCCTCGTGACCGGCCTAGCGGGGCAGAACCCAAGCCAGGGAGCGTCATTAACAGCTACTCTGAGGGTCAGACCGGCGATGCCGGGTTACTGCTCTGGCCGCCGTAGGAGACACGGCCCCTTCCGTGTCTGACCTCTCGCTCCCACGCCCGGCCGCAGGTCTTGGAGGCGGCATGCACAGGCCATGCCTGGAGGAAGGACACGGGACCCTGCGGGGAGCCCCGTGGCCAAGGCAGGAGTGGCCTGGCGTCTCCATTGAGCGAGGACACAACAAGCAGGTGTCGGGAAAGCCAAGCCTGTGGCTCTGCCAGGGCAGACCCTGCAGCAGGCGGGGGAAGGAAGGGCGGAGCGTCACGACGAGATAGCCAATCCCAGCCCACACCAACTGCGCAGTTGACACCCAATCGGAAACGTTTATTGCAAGGTGTAAATATCCTTTTACAGAGATGGGGTTTGGCTGGGGAACGAACCACTGTCCAGCAGGGGCAAGAGGGGACTCAAAGGCAGCCCAGACCCAGCACGACCCAGTGACACCCGGACTAGGCCCCGGCACCAGAGCCGGCCCTGTAACGCATGGTGCGGCACAGACGGATCTCGGATGCCAAGGTCAAAGATGCCATATACACACCTGGCTCACCCGGGATATTGCACTGGGGAAAGGAGCCCTGGGTTTTGGGGGTGGCGACGAGGTTCTTGCTAAAATTTCCACGTGTAAAGGcagtgaatattaaaaaaaaaagggcttaaCCCTCCCCCCTCAATGAATAGAAACTGGGGGAGAGATGCCACCGCCCCACTCAGCACCAGGCCCCCGCCAGCACCACAGGGCCAGCGCCCCAGAACCACAAGGCGAAACTGACGAGAATCAGCGTGTGAAACTGACCGCTCTagctgctctctcccagcccaaGCCTAATGTCCCTTGGCAGACAGCAGCCTGGCATCTCAGAGGGTGCAACAGAGCAGGGGCCCAGACGGACCAATCAAAGGGCTGGTTCGCACAGAGTACGGAAACAGGGAACAAGCCCCAGAAACTCCCTCTACTGAGCAACACAGCTGGGGGGCAGGATTGGCAGAGCATCTGACACCAAGGGCTTTGCTGGCTCGCTTCCAGGCGCTGGGGATCTCAGTGCAAAGAGCGGAGCACGCCCAGCACACTCAGGGCCCCGTGCATCTCCCCAGTATCAGCCCTCCATGGCCCTGTGCGGGGGCGGGGCTCACCCCAGTGCATCCCCTTAATGGGAGGGAGCCCCCAAAAACCCGACAGGAACAAACAGCAAATTGACACGTAAACCAGAGAAGTCCCAGGAGAACAGCCGTCCAGGGGCAGGGCTCCAGTCGGGGGCAAGGCAGCACCTGAGGACAAAGACAGAGGTGagaccagcagctgctgcccccttcacccccaccACGCAAGGCCAGCCTCTGCTTCCATTCAGGGCAGGGGGCGAACATCGCCCACCACATTCTTGGTGCCTTGAACCAGAGCTCAGCCCGAGCTCACCCAACTGCAACCCCTCAATGGAAGGGGCTGAAAGGTTCCCACTCCTCACCCCCCAAATGAGCTCTTCCATCGGGTCTCGGGGAGCAGCCCAACGCCTGCCGGAAGCCGCTTCCCTGGCCAGGAACATGGGGGCCTCACAATGCCACCCATGCTGCACAGCTCCCCCAGGAGCTAGGTCCAGGGCCCCCCCATCCTAGCCAGTCCCCCATCCCCTGTACCTCTCAGCTACTGCCTTCTTTGCTGCTTCCTGGCTGGCATGACGGGGGtgagctcttcctcctcctcctcgctctcCTCTTCCTCAGACAGCGCCCTCCTGTGCACTGGGACACACGGACAGGCCCCTTACTGATCAGCCGCCCCTTGTCATGCTCTCTATGCGCTGGGCCTTTCACACACAGGGgcgccctctcccctccccattctcACGGCTCTGCTGCTCCCGACCTCCTTGCTGCCCTCGGCTGAGACGCACCCACAGGGAGAAAGCGAGGGGCCAGGCCCAGCTACCAATGACACCACCCAACCAGTCCAAGCCCCCGAGCGCGCGGCGAGCAGCCCAGGGGGCAGCTCTGGGGCACGGTTATGAGGCCAGCCACTCAACTGACCCACGTGCTCAGCCAGGCGGAGCGGGAGCTGGTTGGGGCAGATAACAGCACTCAGGCATCAGACCGTCCTCTGAAGACTTAGCCCAGCCACATCACCTGTTCAGGCAGCGACCTCTCTGCGGGTGGCAAATTCCTCCCTCTCTCCGCCCCCTGGCCTCCCCTGAAGGAACCAGCCACCTGGACAGAGCCCCCAGTCGGCATTTCCTCCTGGGCCACGTCCTCTTGCGCGCCAAGGACCCCCCCAGCTCCTTACTGATCTGGTGCCGTCCGGTGAGGTGCACGGGGCCGGAGCCGGATTTCAGGTGGAAGGTCACAGGTGGCTGGAGCTGGAAGTTGTCCAGGCTCAGCTGCGAAGAGACAGCGAGAAGCAGCGGAGTCAGCGGCAGGGTCTGAGTCTGGGGCTCCCCCACCGCAAgcaagggctctgggctggcccCGAACCACGTGGTGCTTCCTGCCCAGGCTCCCGCAGCGCCCAAGGGGGCAGCGCAGCCAGTCAGGGAGGGCACCCTgcagccacggcattaagggcgGGGTGAATTCCAGTGACCGAGGAACCACGGTGCAGGGAAAGAACATTAAAGTCAGGCAAGTTCCCACAGGCACAGCCCTACCGGTGCCTCTCAATCCCAACCGCCAGCCCCCTGCTAACCCACCCCcaggctccccgccccccagctcgcTCCCGGGTCAACCTCTCCTCTGATGCAAACAGGCAGCACAACCACCAGCTAAACCAGACATGGGGGAAACCAGGGCTTGGGGCTGCAAAACCACCCAGCTGCcccactggaggggagggggattccCACCCACTGCAGCAGCCCTTGGGTTTATCTCCTCTGTGGGGTCATACACAAATAGCTGAGCAGGTCCGATTCTGTCCAGCTGAGGGCCGCAGTGAGCACAGGTATGCTGGGTAAAAGGCCAGAGATCACACCCAAGGCTTACACTCATCCCCAAACCCCCAGCACCGGCAGGGATCGCCCCACGAGGCCCTCTTACCACGGGCTGGCACGACAGCTTCAGATTGGCCACCGGCACAGCAATCTCCTGGTTCTGACGGTTACGCCCCACAACCTCCACCACGTTGCATTCGTCCTTTGCACCGCCTGTAAGGCAGACCTGGAAGGGAACAGAGCGAGGGGTTAATGGGGCGGCCACCTCAGGGGGAGACGG is a genomic window containing:
- the NPM3 gene encoding nucleoplasmin-3, yielding MAAFLEPESRAAGAGAGLCFGNFVFGCELTGSTRSYTFKVDEDDDSEHILALSMVCLTGGAKDECNVVEVVGRNRQNQEIAVPVANLKLSCQPVLSLDNFQLQPPVTFHLKSGSGPVHLTGRHQIMHRRALSEEEESEEEEEELTPVMPARKQQRRQ